One segment of Oscillospiraceae bacterium MB08-C2-2 DNA contains the following:
- a CDS encoding GNAT family N-acetyltransferase: protein MIRFFLPGEGMEALLEKGCSFDPAVGSKILTLLKAYGGNGPLYKAYVLQGADGTPTGALGIFEGGGNLSAGPALDYDELAEFAQMSGLRFVFGSLHTACALETRMGGELFTSPAMAYRGGMTGANTRGIDFAPALRDVYRIIRDANPHFAEHNPFDLWLSYTTRLVRSGQAVCCTLNKGHIPVATGGIYSTGVGVGVIASIATLPGSQGKGYGRIITQCLVDRLLERGLTPTLFCREESLSTYYGRMGFVETGNWGHQHFEKA, encoded by the coding sequence ATGATTCGATTCTTCCTCCCCGGAGAGGGCATGGAGGCTCTGCTGGAAAAGGGCTGCTCCTTTGACCCGGCAGTGGGCTCCAAAATTCTCACACTTTTAAAGGCATATGGTGGAAACGGCCCTCTTTATAAAGCCTATGTGCTCCAAGGGGCTGATGGAACACCCACCGGGGCCTTGGGTATCTTTGAGGGGGGAGGCAACCTTTCTGCCGGCCCGGCACTGGATTACGACGAGCTGGCCGAGTTTGCTCAAATGTCCGGTCTGCGCTTCGTATTCGGCTCCCTGCACACGGCCTGTGCACTGGAAACCCGTATGGGAGGCGAGCTTTTCACTTCCCCCGCTATGGCTTATCGGGGCGGCATGACCGGTGCCAATACAAGGGGCATTGATTTTGCGCCTGCCCTGCGGGATGTTTACCGCATTATCCGGGATGCCAACCCCCACTTTGCCGAGCACAACCCCTTTGATCTGTGGCTATCCTACACCACCCGGCTTGTTCGCTCCGGGCAGGCGGTTTGCTGTACTCTCAATAAAGGGCATATCCCGGTGGCCACAGGCGGTATTTATTCAACAGGGGTAGGGGTGGGCGTGATTGCTTCCATCGCTACTCTGCCGGGCAGTCAAGGCAAGGGCTATGGGCGAATCATTACCCAATGTCTGGTGGATCGCCTGCTGGAAAGGGGCCTGACCCCTACCCTTTTCTGCCGGGAGGAAAGCCTCAGCACCTATTATGGCCGCATGGGCTTTGTGGAAACCGGGAATTGGGGCCACCAGCATTTTGAAAAGGCATAA
- a CDS encoding M42 family peptidase, whose product MAMLETLKALCALPGVSGSEHPVREEIIRRIDSTCDWQVDALGNLLAHKKGQQKPANTLLFSAHMDEVGFIITFAEESGLLRFATVGGIDTRVIIGKPVLIGEKQVYGVIGAKAVHLQEEDEKSNPPKAEKLYIDIGAATKEEALAHVCPGDRAIFAAPFVALGGGKVMGRALDDRAGCALLLEMMEQELAYDCWFSFTVQEETGCTGAKAAGYTIAPDRAVAVDTTTASDIPGVPPEKIVCRVGNGPVLSFMDRGTVYDMEMYRLSCKTAEGLGIPYQSKEGVFGGNESRSLQTAGAGAKVLGVSLPCRYLHSPSNLLQVSDMEHTLTLLRALVKELADS is encoded by the coding sequence ATGGCAATGCTGGAAACGCTGAAAGCCCTCTGTGCTCTGCCGGGTGTATCGGGGAGCGAGCACCCTGTCCGGGAGGAAATCATCCGCCGCATTGACAGCACCTGCGACTGGCAGGTGGATGCCCTCGGCAATCTGCTAGCCCACAAAAAGGGGCAGCAAAAGCCCGCCAACACCCTTCTTTTCAGCGCCCATATGGACGAAGTAGGCTTTATCATCACCTTTGCAGAAGAGAGCGGCCTGCTCCGCTTTGCCACGGTAGGCGGCATCGACACCCGGGTGATCATCGGCAAGCCGGTGCTCATCGGTGAAAAGCAGGTTTACGGTGTGATCGGAGCCAAGGCAGTCCATTTGCAGGAGGAAGATGAAAAATCCAACCCGCCTAAGGCTGAGAAGCTCTATATCGATATTGGAGCCGCCACCAAGGAGGAGGCTCTCGCCCATGTATGCCCCGGAGACCGGGCCATTTTCGCCGCTCCCTTTGTGGCACTGGGCGGCGGAAAGGTCATGGGCCGTGCGCTGGATGACCGTGCGGGCTGTGCTCTGCTGCTGGAAATGATGGAACAGGAGCTTGCCTATGACTGCTGGTTCTCCTTCACTGTTCAGGAGGAAACCGGCTGTACCGGTGCCAAAGCCGCAGGCTATACCATTGCCCCTGACCGGGCGGTTGCGGTGGATACCACCACGGCCTCGGATATCCCCGGTGTTCCCCCTGAAAAGATTGTCTGCCGAGTGGGCAATGGCCCTGTCCTTTCCTTTATGGACAGAGGCACGGTTTATGATATGGAAATGTATCGCCTTTCCTGCAAGACCGCTGAGGGTCTGGGAATTCCCTACCAATCCAAGGAAGGGGTATTCGGCGGCAACGAATCCCGCTCTCTCCAAACGGCGGGAGCCGGAGCCAAGGTGCTGGGCGTCAGCCTGCCCTGCCGGTATCTCCACTCTCCCTCCAATCTGTTGCAGGTCAGCGATATGGAGCATACTCTGACCCTACTCCGTGCACTGGTAAAGGAGCTGGCCGATTCATGA